A portion of the bacterium genome contains these proteins:
- a CDS encoding FeoA family protein, with protein sequence MDITLNKLAKRKRATVVTINRHDGTHWRKLLAFGIVPGATLVVIQRFPAIVIRIGETEVALDLDTARLVTVRVGE encoded by the coding sequence ATGGACATCACCCTGAACAAATTGGCTAAAAGAAAACGAGCGACCGTAGTAACCATCAATCGTCACGATGGAACCCACTGGCGCAAACTCCTAGCATTTGGAATTGTCCCCGGCGCAACTTTAGTAGTTATCCAACGCTTCCCCGCCATTGTCATCCGCATCGGTGAAACCGAAGTAGCCCTTGACCTCGACACTGCCCGATTAGTGACTGTGCGTGTTGGGGAGTAA